From the genome of Vitis riparia cultivar Riparia Gloire de Montpellier isolate 1030 chromosome 2, EGFV_Vit.rip_1.0, whole genome shotgun sequence, one region includes:
- the LOC117907359 gene encoding abscisic acid 8'-hydroxylase CYP707A2-like isoform X2: protein MDSSFTTICFSIALLLFLIHFLLKLFSFFSASTARKLPLPPGSLGWPYIGETFQLYSQNPNVFFASKQERYGTIFKTHILGCPCVMISSPEAAKLVLVTKAPLFKPTFPASKERMLGKQAIFFHQGDYHAKLRKLVLRAFMPGAIKNIVSNIDSIATQTLQSWEGRSINTFQEMKTYTFNVALLSIFGKDEILYREELKRCYYILEKGYNSMPINIPGTLFNKSMKARKELAQILAKILSTRRQANGDHNDLLGSFMGDKEGLTDEQIADNIIGVIFAARDTTASVLTWILKYLGENPSVLQAVTEEQESIMRSKEDKCGEEKSLTWEDAKKMPITSRVIQETLRIASILSFTFREAVEDVEFEGYLIPKGWKVLPLFRNIHHSPDIYPEPEKFDPSRFEVAPKPNTFMPFGNGVHSCPGNELAKLEILVLLHHLTTKYRWSMVGTQNGIQYGPFALPQNGLPITISLKS, encoded by the exons ATGGACTCCTCCTTCACCACCATATGCTTCTCCATTGCTCTCCTCCTCTTTCTCATCCACTTTCTCCTAAAgctcttctccttcttctctgCTTCCACTGCCCGGAAACTCCCTCTCCCACCTGGCTCTCTGGGCTGGCCCTACATAGGAGAAACCTTTCAGCTTTACTCTCAGAACCCCAATGTCTTCTTTGCCTCCAAGCAAGAGAG GTATGGAACCATATTCAAAACCCACATATTGGGGTGCCCATGTGTGatgatttcaagtcctgaagcTGCAAAGCTGGTGCTGGTCACAAAGGCTCCTCTCTTTAAGCCTACATTTCCGGCTAGCAAAGAGAGGATGTTGGGGAAACAAGCAATTTTCTTTCACCAAGGTGACTACCATGCCAAGTTGAGGAAGCTTGTTCTCCGAGCCTTCATGCCAGGAGCCATCAAAAACATCGTCTCTAACATCGACTCCATCGCCACCCAGACCCTGCAGTCCTGGGAAGGCCGGTCGATCAATACTTTCCAAGAAATGAAGACA TACACTTTCAATGTTGCACTGCTGTCcatatttggaaaagatgaaatTCTGTACAGAGAGGAACTCAAGAGATGCTACTACATTCTTGAGAAGGGGTATAATTCAATGCCCATAAACATTCCTGGAACGCTCTTCAACAAATCAATGAAAGCAAGGAAGGAATTGGCTCAGATCTTGGCTAAAATCCTCTCAACAAGGAGGCAGGCGAACGGTGATCACAACGACTTGTTGGGATCTTTCATGGGAGACAAAGAAGGGCTCACAGATGAACAAATTGCAGACAACATCATAGGCGTCATCTTCGCGGCCCGAGACACTACTGCCAGTGTGCTGACATGGATCCTCAAGTACCTGGGCGAAAACCCAAGTGTTCTGCAAGCTGTCACG GAAGAGCAAGAGTCCATAATGAGGAGTAAAGAAGACAAGTGTGGTGAAGAGAAGTCTCTGACTTGGGAAGATGCCAAGAAGATGCCAATAACTTCAAGGGTGATTCAAGAAACACTTAGAATTGCTTCAATTTTATCTTTCACCTTTCGAGAGGCTGTTGAAGATGTTGAATTTGAAG GGTACCTGATTCCAAAAGGGTGGAAAGTTTTACCACTTTTCAGAAACATTCACCACAGTCCAGACATATATCCAGAGCCAGAGAAGTTTGATCCCTCAAGATTTGAg GTTGCTCCAAAGCCCAATACATTTATGCCATTTGGAAATGGGGTCCACTCATGCCCTGGGAATGAGTTGGCCAAACTAGAGATTTTGGTGCTTCTACATCATCTGACTACAAAGTACAG GTGGTCTATGGTGGGCACACAGAATGGTATTCAGTATGGCCCTTTTGCTCTTCCCCAGAATGGTTTGCCCATCACAATCTCCCTCAAGTCATAG
- the LOC117907359 gene encoding abscisic acid 8'-hydroxylase CYP707A2-like isoform X1: MDSSFTTICFSIALLLFLIHFLLKLFSFFSASTARKLPLPPGSLGWPYIGETFQLYSQNPNVFFASKQERYGTIFKTHILGCPCVMISSPEAAKLVLVTKAPLFKPTFPASKERMLGKQAIFFHQGDYHAKLRKLVLRAFMPGAIKNIVSNIDSIATQTLQSWEGRSINTFQEMKTYTFNVALLSIFGKDEILYREELKRCYYILEKGYNSMPINIPGTLFNKSMKARKELAQILAKILSTRRQANGDHNDLLGSFMGDKEGLTDEQIADNIIGVIFAARDTTASVLTWILKYLGENPSVLQAVTEEQESIMRSKEDKCGEEKSLTWEDAKKMPITSRVIQETLRIASILSFTFREAVEDVEFEGYLIPKGWKVLPLFRNIHHSPDIYPEPEKFDPSRFEVAPKPNTFMPFGNGVHSCPGNELAKLEILVLLHHLTTKYRYGGLWWAHRMVFSMALLLFPRMVCPSQSPSSHRNKSLLNLLSVPPINFTPIFLFKVSNKKQRNNMKRSPLFPANLETPT, encoded by the exons ATGGACTCCTCCTTCACCACCATATGCTTCTCCATTGCTCTCCTCCTCTTTCTCATCCACTTTCTCCTAAAgctcttctccttcttctctgCTTCCACTGCCCGGAAACTCCCTCTCCCACCTGGCTCTCTGGGCTGGCCCTACATAGGAGAAACCTTTCAGCTTTACTCTCAGAACCCCAATGTCTTCTTTGCCTCCAAGCAAGAGAG GTATGGAACCATATTCAAAACCCACATATTGGGGTGCCCATGTGTGatgatttcaagtcctgaagcTGCAAAGCTGGTGCTGGTCACAAAGGCTCCTCTCTTTAAGCCTACATTTCCGGCTAGCAAAGAGAGGATGTTGGGGAAACAAGCAATTTTCTTTCACCAAGGTGACTACCATGCCAAGTTGAGGAAGCTTGTTCTCCGAGCCTTCATGCCAGGAGCCATCAAAAACATCGTCTCTAACATCGACTCCATCGCCACCCAGACCCTGCAGTCCTGGGAAGGCCGGTCGATCAATACTTTCCAAGAAATGAAGACA TACACTTTCAATGTTGCACTGCTGTCcatatttggaaaagatgaaatTCTGTACAGAGAGGAACTCAAGAGATGCTACTACATTCTTGAGAAGGGGTATAATTCAATGCCCATAAACATTCCTGGAACGCTCTTCAACAAATCAATGAAAGCAAGGAAGGAATTGGCTCAGATCTTGGCTAAAATCCTCTCAACAAGGAGGCAGGCGAACGGTGATCACAACGACTTGTTGGGATCTTTCATGGGAGACAAAGAAGGGCTCACAGATGAACAAATTGCAGACAACATCATAGGCGTCATCTTCGCGGCCCGAGACACTACTGCCAGTGTGCTGACATGGATCCTCAAGTACCTGGGCGAAAACCCAAGTGTTCTGCAAGCTGTCACG GAAGAGCAAGAGTCCATAATGAGGAGTAAAGAAGACAAGTGTGGTGAAGAGAAGTCTCTGACTTGGGAAGATGCCAAGAAGATGCCAATAACTTCAAGGGTGATTCAAGAAACACTTAGAATTGCTTCAATTTTATCTTTCACCTTTCGAGAGGCTGTTGAAGATGTTGAATTTGAAG GGTACCTGATTCCAAAAGGGTGGAAAGTTTTACCACTTTTCAGAAACATTCACCACAGTCCAGACATATATCCAGAGCCAGAGAAGTTTGATCCCTCAAGATTTGAg GTTGCTCCAAAGCCCAATACATTTATGCCATTTGGAAATGGGGTCCACTCATGCCCTGGGAATGAGTTGGCCAAACTAGAGATTTTGGTGCTTCTACATCATCTGACTACAAAGTACAGGTATG GTGGTCTATGGTGGGCACACAGAATGGTATTCAGTATGGCCCTTTTGCTCTTCCCCAGAATGGTTTGCCCATCACAATCTCCCTCAAGTCATAGAAACAAATCTCTACTAAATCTACTCTCAGTGCCACCAATCAACTTCACTCCCATATTCCTATTCAAAGTTTCaaacaagaaacaaagaaacaatATGAAGAGATCTCCCTTGTTTCCTGCCAATCTAGAGACACCCACATGA